In Paenibacillus sp. FSL M7-0420, a single genomic region encodes these proteins:
- the yidD gene encoding membrane protein insertion efficiency factor YidD: MASLRRTVQAPIRVYRKFISPLKPATCRFYPTCSAYALEAIEVHGPLKGSWLAARRIARCHPFHPGGLDPVPPRKEQPSGDKPLHTT; this comes from the coding sequence ATGGCTAGCTTACGAAGAACGGTACAGGCCCCTATCCGGGTCTACCGCAAGTTCATTTCGCCGCTCAAGCCCGCTACCTGCCGGTTCTACCCGACTTGTTCGGCTTATGCACTGGAGGCCATTGAGGTCCATGGACCGCTCAAGGGCTCATGGCTGGCTGCCCGGCGGATTGCCCGCTGCCATCCCTTCCATCCGGGAGGACTTGACCCGGTGCCGCCGCGCAAAGAGCAGCCATCCGGGGACAAGCCGCTGCATACGACTTGA
- a CDS encoding Fur family transcriptional regulator produces the protein MLSTDQILEAMSGQGLRITDQRKTLAKLFGENTGYLSAKDVYEHMGRKYSGLSFDTVYRNLRVMEELGVLEQIVFEEGVKFKASCSQDHHHHHMICLQCMKTYPIQFCPMNLTDPPDQFRVVKHKFEVFGYCKDCEQGREEEPSGAVRSKEGR, from the coding sequence ATGCTGTCGACAGATCAAATCCTGGAAGCCATGTCGGGGCAGGGGCTGCGAATCACCGATCAGCGCAAGACGCTTGCCAAATTATTCGGCGAGAATACGGGATATTTGTCTGCGAAGGATGTATATGAGCATATGGGCCGCAAGTATAGCGGACTGAGCTTCGATACCGTCTACCGTAACCTGCGCGTTATGGAGGAGCTGGGGGTACTGGAGCAGATTGTATTTGAAGAAGGCGTCAAATTCAAGGCAAGCTGCAGTCAGGATCACCATCATCACCATATGATTTGCCTGCAGTGCATGAAGACGTACCCGATTCAATTCTGCCCGATGAATCTAACCGATCCGCCGGATCAGTTCCGGGTGGTCAAGCATAAATTCGAGGTGTTCGGCTACTGCAAGGATTGTGAGCAGGGAAGAGAAGAAGAGCCGTCCGGGGCCGTGCGCAGCAAAGAGGGACGCTGA
- a CDS encoding copper amine oxidase N-terminal domain-containing protein, which produces MNFRKMFLVTVLAVSQLAAAVPAFAAPVSTQTVTGHVAAAVDTSETQLQPESTDPLPPLMTEPPAGTVVPTPTPVPTASPVQGIPAVTETPAPAATEVPGATAAPVDGTVPTDAVMPTATPLTDTPVTPSMTTTSAAGAGQLILMMNSNKMFRNGTPYTANQPMAVKNGVSYVSIRAMVEMVGVAFTYDAKTKEVIVTKGTSIMRFKTDSKIYTVNGTKFTMKGPAYQFKGTFMIPLTSITYALNIPYTVDNVQKRVILTLNTKPTASFTVQPKEIYAGETTVNYVTYSSSPNGTPIVEERWSDNKLDIYDQPGFYTVMYSVRDANNMWSDPYPVTIQVLQPNQPPVAQFTTDKEEYKMGEPVVLTDTSYDPENEELTATWNNRSLAYFTPGPLSIQLTVTDKHGLSSTFEKMITITNEQLYTQDEVTKLFTIPGDIISMDGGMIPALPNLPYTLSSEGYTLIRSNSPETVQTEGVLYRESSVGNTRFLVHHMNNMATRQKLYVIATNNNLYPTTINIQYLGIAGPVTSPEYTGKVSMEKYFNSMVTGLAQSQITLQPGQSLPIMTDLNKIAMKPKDVMSLSADLFSDLPIQYNVVMVEQSKDPVAELPYLPVLDIDGVHTRGTFPDSTRVMNVTELVGTTQSKLLLGDNKMDKNLDGLDPMNGTYVSNAGNFGVLYKIVLDRVAANTLITFNPRGGPYLGPLIVNGSMVNLPNKGVLGLSSDTNAVIYRTGEYEGRVEIVFSVASGSNLPVNFVFTPLPAKK; this is translated from the coding sequence ATGAATTTTAGGAAAATGTTCTTGGTAACAGTATTAGCTGTATCGCAATTAGCAGCAGCCGTTCCGGCTTTTGCAGCTCCAGTCAGCACACAGACCGTGACAGGCCATGTTGCCGCAGCGGTGGATACTTCTGAAACACAGCTTCAGCCAGAATCAACAGACCCGTTGCCTCCGTTAATGACTGAACCGCCTGCAGGTACAGTGGTACCCACACCAACACCAGTACCTACAGCATCACCGGTTCAAGGCATTCCGGCAGTAACAGAGACTCCGGCTCCGGCCGCTACTGAGGTTCCAGGTGCAACAGCTGCTCCTGTGGACGGTACTGTGCCGACGGATGCCGTTATGCCTACGGCTACTCCGTTAACGGATACGCCTGTAACCCCAAGCATGACTACTACCTCTGCTGCAGGGGCAGGCCAGCTTATTCTGATGATGAACAGCAACAAGATGTTCAGAAACGGAACGCCTTACACCGCCAATCAGCCGATGGCAGTCAAGAACGGCGTCTCCTACGTATCGATCCGCGCAATGGTGGAAATGGTCGGCGTTGCTTTCACCTATGACGCCAAAACCAAAGAGGTCATTGTGACCAAGGGTACCAGCATTATGCGGTTCAAGACCGACAGCAAAATCTATACCGTAAATGGCACCAAGTTCACTATGAAGGGACCGGCTTACCAGTTCAAAGGCACCTTCATGATTCCGTTAACGTCCATTACCTATGCACTTAATATTCCTTATACCGTAGACAATGTGCAGAAGCGGGTTATTCTTACGCTAAATACCAAGCCGACTGCCTCCTTCACAGTTCAGCCCAAAGAAATCTATGCTGGTGAGACTACTGTGAATTATGTAACCTACAGCTCTTCCCCGAACGGTACGCCGATTGTTGAAGAACGCTGGAGCGACAACAAGCTGGATATCTATGATCAGCCGGGCTTCTATACAGTTATGTATTCGGTACGCGATGCCAATAACATGTGGAGTGACCCTTATCCGGTAACCATTCAGGTACTGCAGCCTAATCAGCCGCCAGTAGCCCAATTCACAACAGATAAAGAAGAATACAAAATGGGTGAGCCGGTAGTCCTGACCGATACCAGCTATGATCCTGAGAATGAAGAGCTGACCGCAACCTGGAACAATCGTTCCCTGGCGTACTTCACCCCGGGACCGCTGTCCATTCAGCTGACGGTTACGGACAAGCACGGTCTTAGCAGTACTTTTGAGAAGATGATTACAATCACCAATGAACAACTGTATACACAGGATGAAGTAACGAAGCTGTTCACCATTCCGGGGGATATCATCAGTATGGACGGCGGGATGATCCCGGCGCTCCCTAACCTGCCGTATACGCTGTCGTCCGAAGGCTACACCCTGATCCGCAGTAACAGCCCGGAGACCGTTCAGACGGAAGGTGTACTGTACCGGGAGAGTTCAGTGGGCAATACGCGCTTCCTGGTGCATCATATGAACAATATGGCTACCAGACAGAAGCTCTATGTGATTGCAACCAATAACAACCTGTATCCGACAACCATTAACATCCAATATCTAGGAATTGCCGGACCGGTGACCTCACCGGAATATACTGGAAAAGTATCGATGGAGAAATACTTCAATTCCATGGTTACCGGCTTGGCGCAATCGCAAATTACCCTGCAGCCTGGGCAAAGTCTTCCGATTATGACAGACCTGAACAAAATCGCTATGAAGCCCAAAGACGTAATGTCGCTGAGCGCAGACCTGTTCAGTGATCTGCCGATTCAGTATAACGTAGTTATGGTGGAGCAGAGCAAAGATCCTGTCGCCGAGCTGCCTTATCTGCCGGTTCTTGACATTGACGGCGTGCATACCCGGGGAACATTCCCCGATTCTACCCGCGTCATGAACGTGACCGAGCTGGTAGGTACCACGCAAAGCAAGCTGCTTCTGGGCGACAATAAAATGGACAAAAACCTGGACGGCCTTGATCCAATGAATGGAACATATGTTTCTAACGCCGGTAACTTCGGGGTACTGTACAAAATCGTATTGGATCGTGTTGCAGCAAACACGCTGATCACCTTCAATCCGCGCGGGGGTCCTTATCTGGGGCCGTTGATCGTAAACGGTTCAATGGTGAACCTGCCCAATAAGGGCGTATTAGGCTTATCCTCAGACACGAATGCTGTCATCTACCGCACCGGAGAATATGAAGGGCGTGTGGAGATTGTGTTCTCCGTCGCCTCAGGCAGTAACCTGCCTGTGAACTTTGTCTTCACGCCGCTTCCGGCGAAAAAATAA
- a CDS encoding helix-turn-helix domain-containing protein, giving the protein MNPSEGLYKLIDARCVKPAGSESEIHKSDRHTLLIGIKGSGEVEAKGYCSEFGSCDVLLLLPDTPWRLLVKEKNSLEYCCFTFDVYTIDGQHTLQRGELEDDIFPPAHWSEALAKTDLICSCWQGSSWERMESSIRFQELLLQLWRPDSSETKHRTPSTAMIDQSKAYIDSHFGQPMTREKLAEMTGMSVAHYSRLFKKQVGRSPMEYLNSVRIRHAGDLLLGSEMTLRDTAHRVGYQDEFYFSRKFKSAIGISPSVYVKKHRMSTRIASMAHPYTSHLLALGLTPYAALINNSRGSAYSLNNVISLGHDQPDLGRLASARPELIISFEHSDYAEPDKAGLFPHFAPTCTVPFEGDWREHLRIIARAVNRLEIARQWLEAYEELAESLRLSVREKLEDEKVAVAQYENGCFRLFGNRNLGTVLYKDLQLERPRQLLNVEHSILLTPDQLSECSIDHLILFTSGNTAQRDLIHRSLASQEAWRELNAVRKGNVYEAADSSLYSCYTSLAHDLFLRRSSDLLLSHMSRR; this is encoded by the coding sequence ATGAATCCATCTGAAGGGTTATACAAACTTATCGACGCCCGCTGTGTTAAACCGGCTGGATCTGAATCTGAAATACATAAGTCAGACAGGCATACCCTCCTCATAGGAATTAAAGGCAGCGGCGAAGTTGAAGCTAAAGGCTATTGCTCTGAATTTGGTTCTTGCGATGTACTGCTGCTGCTCCCTGATACACCGTGGCGCTTGTTAGTGAAGGAGAAGAACTCTCTGGAATACTGCTGTTTTACCTTTGATGTGTATACTATAGACGGACAGCATACGCTTCAGCGCGGAGAGCTGGAGGACGATATTTTCCCGCCTGCCCATTGGTCTGAAGCGTTAGCTAAGACTGACCTGATCTGCTCTTGCTGGCAGGGCAGCAGCTGGGAAAGAATGGAGTCATCTATCCGTTTTCAGGAATTGCTGCTTCAGTTATGGAGACCAGACAGTTCGGAGACTAAGCATCGCACTCCCTCAACTGCAATGATTGACCAGTCCAAAGCCTATATAGACAGTCATTTCGGGCAGCCCATGACCAGAGAAAAGCTTGCCGAAATGACAGGAATGAGCGTCGCCCATTATTCCCGGCTGTTCAAAAAACAGGTGGGCCGGAGCCCGATGGAATATCTGAATTCTGTCCGCATTCGTCATGCGGGTGATTTGTTGCTCGGCTCTGAAATGACGCTTCGTGACACAGCGCACCGTGTAGGCTATCAGGATGAGTTCTATTTCAGCCGTAAATTCAAATCAGCCATTGGCATTTCACCATCTGTATATGTTAAAAAACACCGTATGTCCACTCGTATTGCCTCCATGGCCCATCCCTACACCTCTCATTTGCTGGCATTAGGTTTAACACCTTATGCGGCATTAATTAATAATTCACGGGGATCTGCCTATAGCTTGAATAACGTTATCAGCTTGGGTCATGATCAGCCCGACCTCGGCAGACTGGCAAGTGCCCGGCCGGAGCTGATTATCAGCTTCGAACATTCAGATTATGCGGAACCGGACAAAGCAGGCTTGTTCCCCCATTTTGCCCCAACGTGTACCGTGCCATTTGAAGGGGATTGGCGTGAGCATCTCCGGATAATTGCGAGAGCGGTGAACCGTCTGGAGATCGCCCGGCAGTGGCTTGAGGCGTACGAAGAGCTGGCTGAGAGTCTTCGGCTCAGTGTCAGAGAAAAGCTGGAGGACGAAAAAGTTGCTGTGGCGCAATATGAGAACGGGTGCTTCCGCCTGTTCGGCAACCGTAACTTGGGTACCGTGCTGTATAAAGATCTGCAGCTTGAGAGACCCCGGCAATTACTGAATGTAGAGCATTCCATTCTTCTTACTCCAGATCAGCTTTCAGAATGCAGCATTGACCATCTGATTCTGTTTACATCGGGTAACACCGCACAGCGTGATTTGATCCATCGTTCGCTAGCTTCACAAGAAGCATGGAGGGAGTTAAATGCCGTACGAAAAGGAAACGTCTACGAGGCCGCTGATTCAAGTCTCTATTCCTGTTACACCTCGCTGGCCCACGATTTATTTCTGCGCCGTTCAAGCGATTTGCTCCTGAGCCATATGTCCAGGCGATGA
- a CDS encoding iron-siderophore ABC transporter substrate-binding protein, with amino-acid sequence MFPYTRKFKHKFSRGVIGLLGVIMLRLVVGCSNSGNNGGSSAAGSTSPVPAKTAENTDTRIISTIKGDIEIPAHPKKVAGMLYVFADHLLALGIEPHAMVTYNDLGFPQYLSDQMKDTIVIGSGEAPNLEALLEAEPDLILASKTLNEANYEQLSRIAPTILFDNENEDDWTRFRQTAEIFGKETVADQVHADYESKIAAVRNELAATAATETVAYMRIQDKQLQLIQPEDNFTLFGPLGLTPASTEGIDFKDSWNVAISEEVLPELNPDRMFIILRPGDSNQTALDNIMSTSIWANLTAVKNKHVYIGDANLWFAGYGPIGLSKVIDEISNAYLPES; translated from the coding sequence GTGTTTCCTTATACTCGAAAGTTCAAACACAAATTTAGCCGTGGAGTCATCGGCCTGCTTGGAGTAATAATGCTGAGGCTAGTCGTTGGATGCAGCAATAGCGGGAATAATGGAGGTTCGTCGGCTGCCGGTTCCACTTCTCCAGTACCTGCCAAGACGGCTGAAAATACGGATACCCGTATCATCTCAACCATTAAGGGAGATATAGAAATTCCGGCACATCCGAAAAAGGTTGCGGGCATGCTTTATGTTTTTGCTGACCATCTGCTGGCACTTGGAATTGAACCTCATGCAATGGTTACATACAACGATCTGGGATTCCCCCAATACCTGTCAGACCAAATGAAGGATACTATCGTTATTGGCTCAGGGGAAGCACCTAACTTAGAAGCACTGCTCGAAGCGGAGCCGGATCTCATTCTTGCTTCTAAGACACTGAATGAAGCGAACTATGAGCAGCTATCAAGGATTGCGCCAACGATACTTTTCGACAATGAAAATGAAGATGATTGGACCCGATTCCGGCAAACGGCAGAAATTTTCGGGAAAGAAACTGTGGCTGATCAGGTCCACGCCGATTATGAATCAAAGATAGCTGCGGTCAGGAACGAATTGGCTGCCACTGCTGCCACTGAGACTGTCGCCTATATGCGGATACAGGACAAGCAATTGCAGCTGATTCAACCGGAAGATAATTTTACGCTCTTCGGCCCTTTGGGACTAACCCCCGCTTCCACAGAAGGTATAGATTTCAAGGACTCATGGAATGTAGCCATCTCCGAAGAAGTACTTCCGGAGCTGAATCCTGACCGTATGTTCATCATTCTTCGCCCAGGTGACAGTAATCAGACGGCTCTGGATAATATTATGAGCACTTCAATCTGGGCCAACCTTACAGCTGTCAAGAACAAACATGTGTATATCGGTGATGCAAATCTGTGGTTTGCCGGCTATGGCCCAATCGGACTAAGCAAGGTGATCGATGAAATCTCGAATGCCTACCTGCCGGAATCGTGA
- a CDS encoding nitroreductase family protein, translated as MTPTPDSLLIRTIRDRRTIQEFNGMPIARSTLLNLLDNAVWAPFHSKKEPWRFILYTWEDRTIFADAILKTRPEAFVQQFGAQIHDTYCRRQACSKTAYCCCRLADSYRRQSFG; from the coding sequence ATGACTCCCACTCCTGACAGCCTGCTCATACGAACGATACGCGACAGAAGAACCATACAGGAATTTAATGGAATGCCCATTGCCCGGAGCACACTGCTCAACTTACTGGACAATGCGGTATGGGCACCTTTTCATTCCAAAAAAGAGCCTTGGCGATTCATCCTGTACACATGGGAGGACCGGACAATATTTGCCGACGCTATTCTGAAGACACGCCCGGAAGCATTCGTTCAACAATTCGGTGCACAGATACATGATACGTATTGCAGAAGACAAGCCTGCTCCAAAACCGCGTACTGCTGCTGTAGACTTGCTGACAGTTATAGAAGGCAATCATTCGGATAA
- a CDS encoding response regulator transcription factor, translating to MLKVLLVDDEAPILSNLNTVLPWQDMGMEVAGMARSGMEALRLAEEQPPDLVLCDIRMPVMDGLTFIGKLREMGLESEVLLLSGYQEFDYAREAIRLGVKEYICKPIHYGELGDKVREIGSRIRSRQYKDKLYNSIPLFQEVPMADDPVKKTPEQLMNQAAQFITERLHADLGIDEVANTIGISSSYFCLLFKNRFGVTFVEYVTQQRIDAAKFMLASSDKSITAISLGVGYQERRYFTKVFQKQTGMTPKEYRSRFGTAEAQ from the coding sequence ATGCTAAAAGTATTATTGGTTGACGATGAAGCGCCTATTCTGAGCAATCTCAATACTGTGCTGCCCTGGCAGGACATGGGGATGGAGGTTGCGGGGATGGCCCGCAGCGGGATGGAGGCACTGCGCCTTGCTGAGGAGCAGCCGCCCGATCTGGTGCTATGTGACATCCGTATGCCGGTAATGGACGGACTGACGTTCATCGGCAAGCTGCGCGAGATGGGGCTGGAGAGCGAAGTGCTGCTGCTCAGCGGCTACCAGGAATTCGATTATGCGCGTGAAGCGATCCGGCTGGGTGTGAAGGAATATATCTGCAAGCCGATTCATTACGGGGAGCTTGGCGACAAGGTGCGGGAGATCGGGTCCCGGATACGCAGCAGGCAGTATAAGGATAAGTTGTACAACAGCATCCCGTTGTTTCAGGAAGTGCCTATGGCTGACGATCCTGTCAAAAAAACACCGGAGCAGCTGATGAATCAGGCCGCACAGTTCATTACGGAGCGCCTCCATGCGGATCTCGGCATTGATGAGGTGGCGAATACGATTGGCATCAGCAGCAGTTATTTCTGCCTGCTGTTCAAGAACCGCTTCGGGGTGACCTTCGTGGAATATGTCACGCAGCAGCGGATTGATGCTGCCAAATTCATGCTCGCCAGCAGCGATAAGAGCATCACGGCCATCAGCTTGGGCGTCGGCTATCAGGAACGCCGTTATTTCACCAAGGTGTTCCAGAAGCAGACGGGAATGACACCCAAGGAATACCGTAGCAGGTTCGGGACGGCTGAAGCACAGTAA
- a CDS encoding cache domain-containing sensor histidine kinase has translation MNLRYKLFTAFLGLIIIPLFILGMIMFFVTYNSIEKKYSQQSEYSLKAISYSISNVFKDMDNVTDNGIATSVFHMALSADDPSKQDLTDAEQLSLNASQRNFRSLLYNHPSISYAFLYNFNGKGSSEIVSVFNKENFRTLPYDKFKGSELYQEVMKLNGVPKWLAPHEYPELTGTEAVFTQIRLVKELSFFQNIGILVVQIKNWEFESIFRNLKIGGTDQKVSFMLVNDDGMILLDPDRQLDGQDFRGFTTKEIMFKPGFQSFKTQFGGEKSILSVYHLKEYPWSLVSITSWDTLSHEVTVFARWFVVVMFLCLLGAVIFNLFFMNRITGGIAVIVRFMRRVEDGDLTTRVEEKGNDEMTLLARGFNDLMDKINTLFSRVHVEQQRKNQAEMRVLQAQIKPHFLFNTLESINVLAVQNEGRKVSEMVYRLASILRISIQDRDEITLEEEVKHLRNYLDIQKFRFEDLFDYELEIPPELLGCGILKLTLQPLVENSIQHGFEGIGYKGLVSVKVWENQGNLILRITDNGIGMTPSQLSMFQYMVNDPAEQQPAGKPGQGIHLERRGLGVRSVADRIRIEYGDRYGIFICASPGEGTIIQCVIPKYGQGEGHYAKSIIG, from the coding sequence ATGAATCTGCGCTACAAATTGTTTACGGCATTCTTAGGCCTGATTATCATTCCGCTGTTCATTCTTGGCATGATTATGTTCTTCGTGACTTATAATTCCATTGAGAAGAAGTACAGCCAGCAATCCGAATATTCGCTCAAAGCGATCAGCTACAGCATTTCTAATGTGTTCAAGGATATGGACAATGTGACTGACAACGGAATTGCCACCTCGGTCTTTCATATGGCGCTCAGCGCGGATGATCCCTCCAAGCAGGATTTAACCGATGCCGAGCAGCTCAGCCTGAATGCCAGCCAGCGTAATTTCCGCAGTCTGCTCTATAATCATCCGTCGATCAGCTATGCCTTCCTGTATAATTTCAACGGGAAAGGCAGCTCGGAGATCGTCTCGGTCTTCAACAAGGAGAACTTCCGCACCCTGCCCTATGATAAGTTCAAAGGCAGCGAGCTGTACCAGGAGGTCATGAAGCTGAACGGGGTTCCGAAATGGCTGGCCCCGCATGAGTACCCTGAGCTGACCGGGACGGAGGCTGTATTTACGCAAATCCGGCTGGTTAAGGAGCTTAGCTTCTTTCAGAATATCGGCATTCTGGTGGTGCAGATCAAGAACTGGGAGTTCGAGTCGATTTTCCGCAATCTTAAGATTGGCGGCACCGACCAGAAGGTGTCTTTCATGCTGGTTAACGATGACGGGATGATTCTGCTCGACCCGGACAGGCAGCTGGACGGGCAGGATTTCCGCGGCTTCACCACGAAGGAGATTATGTTTAAGCCCGGCTTTCAGAGCTTCAAGACACAGTTCGGCGGCGAGAAAAGCATTCTGTCGGTCTACCATCTCAAGGAGTATCCCTGGAGTCTGGTCTCCATCACTTCCTGGGATACTTTGTCTCATGAGGTGACGGTGTTCGCCCGCTGGTTCGTCGTAGTGATGTTCCTATGCCTTCTAGGTGCTGTCATCTTCAATCTGTTCTTCATGAACCGGATTACAGGCGGGATTGCTGTGATTGTGCGCTTCATGCGCCGGGTGGAGGACGGAGACCTCACTACCCGCGTCGAGGAGAAGGGCAACGATGAGATGACGCTGCTGGCCAGAGGCTTCAATGATCTTATGGACAAAATCAACACGCTGTTCAGCCGGGTTCATGTGGAGCAGCAGCGCAAGAATCAGGCGGAAATGCGTGTGCTGCAAGCCCAGATCAAGCCGCATTTTCTGTTCAATACGCTGGAATCGATCAATGTGCTGGCGGTGCAGAATGAAGGACGCAAGGTCAGTGAGATGGTCTACCGGCTGGCGAGTATTCTGCGGATCAGCATTCAGGACAGGGATGAGATTACGCTGGAGGAAGAGGTTAAGCATCTGCGCAATTATCTGGATATCCAGAAGTTCCGGTTCGAGGACCTGTTCGATTATGAGCTTGAGATTCCGCCAGAGCTGCTGGGCTGCGGAATTCTGAAGCTTACGCTCCAGCCGCTGGTGGAGAACAGCATTCAGCATGGTTTTGAGGGGATCGGGTATAAGGGTCTGGTGAGTGTCAAGGTGTGGGAGAACCAAGGCAATCTGATACTGCGGATAACGGATAACGGAATCGGGATGACCCCGTCTCAGCTATCGATGTTTCAATACATGGTGAATGATCCGGCAGAGCAGCAGCCGGCAGGCAAGCCCGGGCAGGGCATTCATCTGGAGCGGCGGGGGCTGGGTGTACGCAGTGTCGCAGACCGGATACGGATCGAATACGGCGACAGATATGGGATTTTCATATGTGCAAGTCCTGGGGAAGGAACGATCATCCAGTGCGTCATTCCGAAATACGGGCAGGGGGAAGGCCATTATGCTAAAAGTATTATTGGTTGA
- a CDS encoding carbohydrate ABC transporter permease, whose protein sequence is MPRLLKKSLPHIALLGYLVIVLFPFLFVLFSSVKKDNNAIALNPFGIPKSFEWSNYVEAWVNAKISTYFFNSLYISILASVVSILLASMFAFAVTRMRQGKWNTILFSLVLIGMLIPNNALMLPIYTIVRKLHILNTHWALIIPYIANAIPFTIIILAAFMRSLPSEIEEAAVMDGLKAPGIFARIIVPLTVPAMVTVFIVNFLGNWNEFLLANYFLSNDELRTLPVGMVQFRDQYQMNYAQMSAGIVYSVVPVIVIYAVLQEKIIEGVTAGSVKG, encoded by the coding sequence ATGCCGCGTCTGCTGAAAAAAAGTCTGCCGCACATCGCTCTGCTGGGGTATCTGGTGATTGTGCTGTTTCCGTTTCTCTTCGTTCTTTTCTCTTCGGTGAAGAAGGATAATAATGCGATTGCCCTCAACCCCTTCGGCATTCCGAAGAGCTTCGAATGGTCCAACTATGTGGAAGCTTGGGTGAATGCCAAGATCAGCACTTATTTTTTCAACAGCTTATATATTTCGATTCTTGCTTCTGTAGTGTCTATTCTGCTCGCGTCTATGTTCGCCTTCGCGGTCACGCGGATGCGCCAGGGGAAGTGGAACACCATTCTCTTCTCGCTGGTTCTGATCGGGATGCTGATTCCGAACAATGCGCTGATGCTGCCCATCTATACGATTGTCCGCAAGCTGCATATCCTCAATACCCACTGGGCGCTAATTATTCCTTACATTGCCAATGCGATCCCGTTCACGATCATTATTCTGGCGGCCTTCATGCGTTCGCTGCCCAGTGAAATCGAAGAAGCGGCGGTCATGGATGGCTTGAAGGCCCCGGGTATATTTGCTAGAATTATTGTACCTTTGACAGTTCCGGCGATGGTTACTGTATTCATTGTTAATTTCCTGGGAAATTGGAATGAGTTCCTGCTGGCCAACTATTTTCTCTCCAATGACGAGCTGCGTACGCTCCCGGTGGGGATGGTCCAGTTTCGCGATCAGTATCAGATGAATTACGCACAGATGTCTGCGGGAATTGTCTACAGTGTGGTTCCGGTCATCGTGATTTATGCGGTTCTGCAAGAGAAGATTATTGAAGGCGTCACCGCAGGCAGTGTAAAAGGATAA
- a CDS encoding carbohydrate ABC transporter permease — MNKALRNPLVFILFVIPALVLFIMFFIYPIFSSIYYSFTSWNGVSETVKYAGVDNFKKALGDERFWISVKNNGWFILFSVGIQVPLIVFFSLLIANVKKLKGLYKTAVFMPSIMSTAVIGILWGFIYEPNIGLFNKVLGLVGIEPVYWLSDERFAMLSILITNAWQWTGFYIVMVLAAILSIPGELDEAAAIDGATGFQRATRITLPLIVPIISVVIMLSIAGAMKAADIVIVMTKGGPAGSTEVMATYMIKYAITNFKYGYGNTIAVLIFLFTLVVTALYQLVFARRTERIEY; from the coding sequence ATGAATAAGGCACTGAGAAATCCTCTGGTGTTCATTCTGTTCGTTATTCCGGCACTGGTGCTGTTCATTATGTTCTTCATCTATCCGATCTTCAGTTCGATCTACTATAGCTTCACCAGCTGGAACGGTGTATCCGAGACGGTCAAATATGCCGGAGTGGATAACTTCAAGAAAGCTCTGGGAGATGAACGCTTCTGGATTTCCGTGAAAAATAACGGCTGGTTCATTCTGTTCTCCGTAGGCATACAGGTGCCGCTGATTGTGTTCTTCTCCTTACTGATTGCAAATGTGAAGAAGCTGAAGGGATTGTACAAGACGGCGGTATTCATGCCATCCATTATGTCTACAGCGGTTATCGGGATTCTCTGGGGCTTCATCTACGAGCCGAACATTGGATTGTTCAATAAAGTACTGGGTCTGGTCGGCATTGAGCCGGTCTACTGGCTGTCGGACGAACGGTTCGCCATGCTGTCGATTCTGATCACGAATGCCTGGCAGTGGACCGGATTCTATATTGTCATGGTGCTGGCGGCCATTCTCTCCATTCCCGGTGAATTAGATGAAGCAGCGGCTATCGACGGCGCTACGGGGTTCCAGCGGGCTACACGCATTACCCTGCCGCTGATCGTACCCATCATCTCGGTGGTGATTATGCTCTCCATTGCCGGAGCGATGAAGGCTGCCGATATCGTCATTGTAATGACTAAGGGGGGACCGGCGGGTTCAACCGAGGTGATGGCCACCTATATGATTAAGTATGCGATTACCAACTTCAAATACGGGTACGGCAATACGATCGCCGTTCTGATCTTCTTGTTCACGCTCGTGGTAACCGCCCTCTACCAGCTGGTGTTTGCCCGCCGTACGGAAAGGATTGAATACTGA